A single region of the Capra hircus breed San Clemente chromosome 14, ASM170441v1, whole genome shotgun sequence genome encodes:
- the LOC102187693 gene encoding lymphocyte antigen 6C2-like encodes MHEGHQMLARQKESEATEVMKGPLLILLVLMLCAELAQSLRCYSCGTLGKFSVPNHCPTSECDSNSTVCYTGNLSMIVEADMIELDIRGCVSSCQMPTEFIKRLIATSKAKFEEWNVICCEKDLCNGWSEQGPTPVP; translated from the exons ATGCAT GAGGGGCACCAGATGCTGGCTCGCCAGAAGGAGTCTGAAGCCACTG AAGTCATGAAAGGCCCCCTTCTCATCCTTCTGGTCCTCATGTTGTGCGCAGAGCTTG CTCAGAGCCTGCGCTGCTACTCCTGTGGGACCCTCGGCAAATTTAGCGTTCCCAACCATTGCCCGACAAGTGAATGCGACTCAAATTCCACTGTCTGCTACACGGGCAACCTGAGCATGATCGTGGAAGCAG ACATGATTGAATTGGATATCAGGGGCTGTGTCTCTTCCTGCCAGATGCCTACAGAGTTCATTAAGAGATTGATAGCCACATCTAAAGCTAAATTTGAAGAGTGGAACGTGATCTGCTGTGAAAAGGACCTGTGTAACGGGTGGTCCGAGCAAGGCCCAACCCCTGTGCCTTGA
- the LY6E gene encoding lymphocyte antigen 6E, translating to MKVFLPLLLAALLGVERAHCLVCFTCQDKQSNWDCLKPTICSDTDSYCVTVSASAGLKNVVNLGYSLYKFCSPICGSTSLNLGLASMDTSCCQSFLCNISAAGRGPRASAPVLGLGLLLSLLAALLRFGP from the exons ATGAAGGTCTTCCTGCCATTGCTGCTGGCTGCCCTCCTGGGTGTGGAGCGAG CCCACTGCCTGGTGTGCTTCACCTGCCAGGATAAGCAAAGCAACTGGGACTGCCTGAAACCAACCATCTGCTCCGACACCGACAGTTACTGCGTGACGGTCTCTGCATCCGCCGGCCTCA AGAACGTGGTGAACTTGGGCTACTCCCTGTACAAGTTCTGCTCCCCGATCTGCGGCTCCACGAGCCTCAACCTCGGCTTGGCGTCCATGGACACATCCTGCTGCCAGAGCTTTCTGTGCAACATCAGCGCGGCCGGCCGCGGGCCCCGGGCTAGCGCCCCCGTGCTGGGCCTGGGGCTCCTGCTCAGCCTGCTGGCGGCTCTGCTGCGGTTTGGACCCTGA